Proteins encoded within one genomic window of Paraglaciecola psychrophila 170:
- a CDS encoding sensor histidine kinase, giving the protein MPDIYLFRAWQTLHIEAKKLGIVANWLAPIVSKDGSISGVFSALFNTARNADAAELSLLQRAIQSAGALLYHSKNKAKELQKKVALHQECMLQKETTEEINILPKKAIEQRAKVQSQLLEMESMAALGIMMSSLTHEISSPIGVTVTAASFLSEIQHNCFEKLQDDQLKRSELINYLKESTEASQIIERNILRTNELIKTFKRLSVDQHSQDMRSFVLCDYVCEVLLSLKPRLKLTPHKFCLDIPADLTIESNPGALCQLLINLIMNSAHHAFAPGTDGRITIKANIECDSANNKKLVFIYQDNGIGMATQTIENVYKPFFTLARDTENCGLGMHICNNIVMKVLRGTIDCRSEIGKGVEFTIAFPV; this is encoded by the coding sequence GTGCCTGATATTTATTTATTCAGAGCTTGGCAAACTTTGCATATAGAAGCAAAAAAATTAGGTATTGTTGCTAATTGGTTGGCCCCAATTGTATCCAAGGATGGTTCAATTAGCGGAGTATTTAGTGCTTTGTTTAACACCGCAAGAAATGCCGATGCAGCGGAATTATCATTGTTACAACGGGCAATTCAGAGTGCTGGTGCCCTGTTATATCATTCCAAAAATAAAGCGAAGGAATTACAAAAAAAAGTAGCCCTACATCAAGAATGTATGTTGCAGAAAGAGACAACTGAAGAAATAAATATCTTACCAAAAAAAGCTATTGAGCAGCGTGCCAAAGTACAAAGTCAGCTGCTAGAAATGGAAAGTATGGCAGCTCTAGGCATCATGATGTCTAGCTTAACACATGAAATAAGTTCACCTATTGGCGTGACGGTAACCGCTGCGAGCTTTCTAAGTGAAATTCAACACAACTGTTTCGAAAAGTTACAAGATGATCAACTTAAACGTTCTGAACTTATCAATTACCTAAAAGAATCTACTGAAGCGTCGCAAATTATTGAGCGCAATATACTCAGGACAAATGAGTTAATCAAAACGTTTAAACGTCTATCAGTCGACCAACATAGTCAAGATATGCGTTCGTTCGTGCTATGCGATTATGTGTGCGAGGTTTTACTCTCACTTAAGCCTAGGCTTAAACTCACCCCACATAAGTTTTGCTTAGATATTCCTGCCGACTTAACGATTGAAAGTAATCCTGGGGCATTATGCCAACTGCTGATTAATTTAATTATGAACTCGGCTCATCATGCCTTTGCTCCCGGTACAGATGGGCGAATAACGATTAAAGCTAATATCGAATGTGACTCAGCAAACAACAAAAAACTTGTATTCATATACCAAGACAATGGTATCGGTATGGCTACGCAAACGATTGAAAATGTTTATAAACCGTTCTTTACCTTAGCCAGAGATACAGAAAACTGCGGGCTAGGTATGCATATCTGTAATAACATTGTGATGAAAGTGCTTCGAGGAACCATAGACTGTCGCTCTGAAATAGGCAAAGGGGTAGAGTTTACGATTGCTTTTCCTGTGTAA
- a CDS encoding 16S rRNA (uracil(1498)-N(3))-methyltransferase, with protein MRIIRIYYPFELSTDSYVTLTDDATNHVANVLRAKAGQAVVLFNGDGNEYSAQLFEVAKRKVVVHIDSKISISIESPLSIHLGQGISRGDRMEWVIQKSVELGVSEITPLITERCGVKLSQDRWSKKHEQWQKLAIAACEQCGRNVLPTLHTPRLFADWISSSTNQVRLTLHPRAEKAFRHVSIPPAGARLLIGPEGGFSDQEIYQTEQNGFQTIQLGPRVLRTETAAITAISALQAIHGDL; from the coding sequence ATGCGTATCATCAGAATTTATTATCCTTTCGAGTTATCGACTGATTCATATGTCACTTTGACTGATGATGCAACTAATCACGTGGCGAATGTTTTACGCGCTAAAGCAGGGCAAGCAGTGGTGTTATTTAATGGTGATGGGAACGAATATAGTGCCCAGCTCTTTGAAGTGGCAAAACGTAAGGTTGTAGTCCACATAGACTCTAAGATTTCAATTAGCATAGAATCCCCCCTTAGTATCCATCTAGGCCAAGGAATTTCTCGAGGCGACAGAATGGAATGGGTGATCCAGAAATCAGTGGAGTTAGGCGTCTCTGAAATCACCCCACTTATTACCGAACGCTGTGGTGTGAAACTCAGTCAAGACAGATGGTCTAAAAAACATGAGCAATGGCAAAAATTAGCAATTGCAGCTTGTGAGCAGTGTGGCAGAAATGTATTACCAACATTGCATACACCGCGTTTATTTGCAGACTGGATAAGCTCGTCCACTAACCAAGTCCGTCTTACTTTACACCCCAGGGCTGAAAAAGCATTTAGACATGTGTCTATCCCTCCTGCTGGAGCCAGATTGTTAATTGGCCCAGAAGGTGGTTTTTCAGACCAAGAAATATACCAAACTGAACAGAATGGATTTCAGACTATCCAACTGGGACCAAGAGTGTTACGCACTGAAACGGCTGCAATCACTGCCATATCTGCTTTGCAGGCAATACATGGAGATCTATAA